Proteins encoded within one genomic window of Rhodoflexus caldus:
- a CDS encoding DUF3598 family protein codes for MNLKLFPLHTGVWEGTYTRLSPDGKVLDHHKSRLTLRLNGNCWEQLNEYFWDNGRYERHNFGKNYFNEAGIMTFDNDRIYGTSWESGDSIILEWTYKADPGSKLYEIINTIGPGHRMRVWQWSHSGRFEGLTMIEERQVSTQEQTDYDAIGQYNIPSEVREATVNA; via the coding sequence ATGAATCTGAAACTATTTCCGCTGCACACCGGCGTATGGGAAGGCACCTACACACGGCTTTCACCTGACGGAAAGGTACTTGACCATCACAAAAGCCGTTTGACACTACGCCTAAACGGTAACTGTTGGGAACAACTCAACGAATACTTTTGGGACAACGGTCGCTATGAGCGACACAACTTCGGCAAAAACTACTTCAACGAAGCCGGTATTATGACCTTTGACAACGACCGTATTTACGGTACTTCATGGGAAAGCGGCGACTCCATTATTTTGGAGTGGACTTACAAGGCCGACCCGGGCAGCAAACTCTACGAAATCATCAACACCATCGGCCCCGGCCATCGGATGCGCGTTTGGCAATGGAGCCACAGCGGGCGCTTTGAAGGACTGACAATGATTGAAGAACGGCAAGTTTCCACACAGGAACAAACCGACTACGATGCCATCGGGCAGTACAATATTCCAAGCGAAGTGCGGGAAGCAACCGTAAATGCCTGA
- a CDS encoding aconitase/3-isopropylmalate dehydratase large subunit family protein: protein MAGMTITEKIMAYNSGRDKVKPGELVWTDVFSVMTMDYLGKSTFKSLHELGKTEVFDRERVICVSDHLVPPPTPAFATMLNEWRQVVKEHNIKYFYDLGRQGIAHQVMVENGHVLPGKISVGTDSHANTYGAVGAVGNAVSVTDAAVAMAIGKCWFRVPESVKFHITGKWQPYVMAKDLSLHIMGMMHWNGHLIYKALEYAGPAIEALDIAGRMTLCNMTVDLGAKNGIIAPDQKTIDYLRPVQKGDWEMIASDPDAHYDAVYEVDVTNIGPTVALPDKLDDVVPVEKVVGRKFNKAFVGTCTNGRLEDIAVLSQILKGKQVHPDVNFILVPASQQVYLDALRAGYITDLVEAGVAVDTPSCASCAGIHTGVAGDGDIVLSAGNRNMKGRMGSKNAQIYLTSPAVVAASALSGVISDPRLL, encoded by the coding sequence ATGGCAGGAATGACCATCACTGAAAAAATTATGGCCTACAACAGTGGCCGCGACAAGGTGAAACCGGGAGAATTGGTCTGGACGGATGTTTTTTCCGTTATGACGATGGACTACCTTGGTAAATCTACTTTTAAAAGCCTGCACGAATTAGGCAAAACAGAAGTATTTGACCGTGAGCGAGTTATCTGCGTTTCAGACCATTTGGTTCCACCCCCTACGCCTGCTTTTGCCACCATGCTGAACGAATGGCGGCAGGTTGTTAAGGAACACAACATCAAATATTTCTACGATTTGGGCAGACAAGGCATAGCCCATCAGGTTATGGTAGAAAACGGGCACGTACTGCCCGGCAAAATCAGCGTTGGAACGGACAGCCACGCCAATACCTACGGTGCAGTCGGCGCAGTTGGTAATGCCGTTTCCGTAACCGATGCCGCTGTGGCAATGGCTATCGGCAAGTGCTGGTTTCGCGTGCCGGAATCGGTGAAGTTTCATATCACAGGCAAATGGCAGCCCTATGTGATGGCAAAAGACCTCAGCCTGCACATCATGGGCATGATGCACTGGAACGGCCACCTGATTTACAAAGCATTGGAATATGCAGGCCCTGCCATTGAGGCCTTGGATATTGCAGGCCGCATGACGCTCTGCAATATGACCGTAGATTTGGGCGCGAAAAACGGCATTATTGCACCCGACCAAAAAACCATTGACTACCTACGCCCCGTACAAAAAGGCGATTGGGAAATGATTGCCAGCGACCCCGACGCACATTACGATGCGGTTTATGAGGTGGATGTTACCAACATTGGCCCGACGGTAGCCTTGCCCGATAAGTTGGATGACGTTGTGCCGGTGGAAAAAGTAGTCGGCCGCAAGTTCAACAAGGCTTTTGTGGGCACTTGTACAAACGGCAGATTAGAAGACATCGCCGTACTGTCGCAAATTCTGAAAGGCAAGCAAGTCCACCCCGACGTAAACTTTATTTTGGTGCCGGCCAGTCAGCAGGTCTATTTAGACGCACTGCGTGCGGGCTATATCACCGACTTGGTAGAAGCGGGCGTAGCAGTAGATACTCCGAGTTGTGCTTCCTGCGCGGGCATTCATACAGGGGTAGCAGGCGACGGCGATATTGTACTCAGCGCAGGCAATCGCAATATGAAAGGCCGCATGGGCAGCAAAAACGCACAAATCTATTTGACTTCCCCTGCGGTAGTGGCTGCCTCTGCCTTATCGGGTGTTATCTCCGACCCCCGATTGCTGTAA